One window from the genome of Penaeus monodon isolate SGIC_2016 chromosome 4, NSTDA_Pmon_1, whole genome shotgun sequence encodes:
- the LOC119572271 gene encoding aprataxin-like, whose product MATAAPSKRPAPDSTSIQPAKKAHWSQGLLASMNDPNLVVLSDDRIVIIKDKYPKARYHFLCIPKINVKNLKSLKREQSELLRYMEEHSRILAAKYPHVEFRYGYHAIPSMSQLHLHMISQDFDSPCLKTKRHWNSFNTRYFLDSADVIRCLEERGMVVTMTPLAGEKLLDQPLKCHKCIYSPQNMPKLKQHLYKHINN is encoded by the exons ATGGCGACCGCCGCACCGAGCAAAAGACCTGCTCCCGACTCCACTTCTATACAGCCTGCTAAGAAGGCCCACTGGTCGCAGGGCCTCCTGGCGTCCATGAACGACCCCAACCTCGTCGTTCTCTCCGACGACCGCATCGTGATCATCAAAGACAAGTATCCCAAG gcacGCTACCATTTTTTATGCATCCCCAAGATTAATGTAAAGAACCTGAAGTCACTGAAAAGAGAACAAAGTGAGCTGCTACGGTACATGGAAGAACACTCGAGAATTCTTGCTGCAAAGTATCCTCATGTTGAATTCAG GTATGGTTACCATGCGATCCCAAGTATGTCACAACTGCATCTGCATATGATCAGCCAGGATTTTGACTCACCATGTCTGAAAACCAAACGCCATTGGAATTCTTTTAATACTCGGTACTTCCTAGACAGTGCGG ATGTAATCCGCTGTTTGGAAGAACGTGGAATGGTGGTGACAATGACCCCCTTAGCAGGAGAGAAGTTATTAGATCAACCCCTTAAGTGCCACAAGTGTATATATTCTCCACAGAATATGCCCAAATTGAAGCAGCATctttataaacacataaataactaA